One region of Eupeodes corollae chromosome 1, idEupCoro1.1, whole genome shotgun sequence genomic DNA includes:
- the LOC129951889 gene encoding uncharacterized protein LOC129951889 encodes MVGTRPDLAYSVGFLSRSLENPTREDITRVKRVFRYISGTLDLGIEYRKDFKEGILECFSDADFGGCKSTGRSTSEVVIIYAGRAISWLSQRQAMVATSTTEAEIVAVNETTICCADYAME; translated from the coding sequence ATGGTAGGCACAAGACCTGATTTGGCTTACAGCGTTGGATTCCTTTCAAGATCCTTAGAAAATCCCACAAGAGAGGATATAACAAGAGTTAAAAGAGTTTTTCGTTACATATCTGGAACTTTGGACTTAggtattgaatatcgaaaagatTTTAAGGAAGGAATACTAGAATGCTTTAGTGATGCAGATTTTGGTGGATGCAAAAGTACTGGAAGATCAACTTCTGAAGTTGTAATCATATATGCAGGTAGAGCTATTTCCTGGCTTAGTCAAAGACAAGCAATGGTTGCAACATCCACAACAGAAGCCGAAATCGTAGCAGTGAACGAAACAACAATCTGCTGTGCAGATTATGCAATGGAATAA